From Megalops cyprinoides isolate fMegCyp1 chromosome 18, fMegCyp1.pri, whole genome shotgun sequence, one genomic window encodes:
- the LOC118792923 gene encoding fibroblast growth factor-binding protein 1-like has translation MAILSNIAVVLVLVCIAHQVLVTDCQRGQGKKGKNDGRRSDRGNKEGPPKTPPDTPADNSGQKTQGGKGVFKGKISHKDKTQCTWVATGEDTFTLGVNCKKGRDTFDCEYTARPATCPRYASGVRAYWKQIGRALKKQKALCKDPAALVKAGMCRNAPKDAHFKLNSALLTHLQTTQPPPSSDGKQCGDGENTVQEYCSGPWSSVCTFFYSMFQTEDC, from the coding sequence ATGGCCATCCTTAGCAACATCGCAGTCGTTCTGGTTCTTGTCTGCATCGCTCACCAGGTCTTGGTGACCGACTGTCAACGGGGCCAGGGTAAAAAGGGCAAAAATGACGGTCGGAGAAGCGACAGGGGGAACAAAGAGGGTCCACCAAAGACGCCCCCAGATACACCAGCTGACAACAGCGGACAGAAGACACAAGGTGGAAAGGGGGTTTTTAAGGGGAAGATTTCTCACAAGGACAAGACGCAGTGCACCTGGGTGGCGACCGGAGAGGACACGTTCACCCTTGGCGTTAACTGCAAGAAAGGAAGGGACACTTTTGACTGCGAGTACACGGCAAGACCCGCGACGTGCCCCCGGTATGCGTCCGGTGTCAGAGCCTACTGGAAACAGATTGGCCGCGCTTTGAAGAAGCAGAAAGCTCTGTGCAAGGACCCCGCGGCGCTTGTTAAAGCCGGTATGTGTAGAAATGCCCCAAAGGACGCGCATTTCAAACTTAATAGCGCACTGCTTACGCACCTACAAACCACACAGCCGCCTCCATCATCGGACGGTAAGCAGTGCGGTGACGGTGAAAACACGGTGCAAGAGTACTGCAGCGGTCCTTGGTCAAGTGTCTGTACTTTCTTTTATTCAATGTTTCAAACCGAGGACTGCTGA
- the LOC118793650 gene encoding protein PELPK1-like: protein MKAQASALLLVACCLWTAEGQGEPSKKSIWEDPIQFVTKTKDTCTMIVTGQGDLTKLRVSCKNKDKEYWCEYTGKPQVCRSYNNNPRHYFTQIMWDLRKLPNACQGARVIKPQMCKRAADDAQMVFQTSWPRLFTPRPVRPTQERLPAQARPETPKPEAPKPESPKPEVPQPEEPKPEAPKPEVPRPEVSKPEAPRPEEPKPEVPKQEVPKQEAPKPEAARPEAPKPEAPKPEAPKPQPPRPEAPKPETARPEAPKPEAPKPQPPRPEAPKPEPARPEAPKPEAPKPAPAKPAPAKPQPAKPQPAKPEASKPVVRVTPIRKIIPKPPKTTPSRPAQTTAKGGAKKIAQEYCWRSMQGICAYVIGWFHN from the coding sequence ATGAAGGCTCAGGCCAGCGCACTGCTGCTCGTCGCCTGCTGTCTGTGGACAGCCGAGGGGCAGGGCGAGCCCAGCAAGAAGAGCATCTGGGAGGACCCCATCCAGTTCGTCACTAAGACCAAGGACACCTGCACCATGATCGTGACCGGCCAGGGAGACCTCACTAAGCTCCGGGTTTCCTGCAAGAACAAGGACAAGGAGTACTGGTGCGAGTACACCGGCAAGCCGCAGGTGTGCCGCTCCTACAACAACAACCCGCGGCACTACTTCACGCAGATCATGTGGGACCTGCGCAAGCTGCCGAACGCCTGCCAGGGGGCGCGGGTCATTAAGCCCCAGATGTGCAAGAGGGCCGCCGACGACGCGCAGATGGTGTTCCAGACGTCGTGGCCCAGGCTGTTCACCCCGAGACCGGTGAGACCCACGCAGGAGAGGCTGCCGGCCCAGGCGAGACCAGAGACGCCCAAGCCCGAGGCCCCCAAGCCGGAGTCGCCCAAGCCCGAGGTGCCACAACCCGAGGAGCCGAAACCCGAGGCACCGAAGCCCGAGGTGCCAAGACCTGAGGTATCAAAGCCGGAAGCGCCGAGACCCGAGGAGCCGAAACCGGAGGTGCCAAAACAAGAAGTGCCAAAACAGGAGGCGCCAAAACCAGAGGCGGCGAGACCAGAGGCACCAAAACCAGAGGCACCGAAACCCGAGGCACCAAAACCACAACCACCAAGACCCGAGGCACCAAAACCAGAGACAGCGAGACCAGAGGCACCGAAACCCGAGGCACCAAAACCACAACCACCAAGACCTGAGGCACCGAAACCTGAGCCAGCGAGACCAGAGGCACCGAAACCCGAGGCACCAAAACCGGCACCAGCAAAGCCGGCGCCGGCCAAGCCGCAGCCAGCCAAGCCGCAGCCAGCCAAGCCGGAGGCATCAAAGCCAGTGGTGAGAGTCACACCAATCAGAAAGATTATTCCAAAGCCTCCCAAAACAACTCCGAGCAGACCAGCGCAGACCACCGCCAAAGGGGGCGCCAAGAAGATCGCTCAAGAATACTGCTGGCGGTCCATGCAAGGCATCTGCGCATATGTAATTGGCTGGTTCCACAACTAA